The following coding sequences are from one Desulfovibrio desulfuricans DSM 642 window:
- a CDS encoding tyrosine-type recombinase/integrase, with translation MEQYVKYVPTPDDISKVLAVAKPWQADLLNTLLLTGARVSEILNLTWEDVADHSLKLWTRKRKGGARQYRTLPIGNSLNAIITAQKAITGNTTHVFINPNTGGPYSTRQQTIRDMMKHLCKKAQVKSFGFHAIRHFFAVSLIQSQQAGLTDIQLLLGHQRATTTDIYLKSVAPDINHLAAIIERAVQPSSSRTHEVEADR, from the coding sequence GTGGAACAATACGTCAAGTACGTGCCTACCCCTGACGACATCAGCAAGGTTCTGGCGGTAGCCAAACCGTGGCAAGCTGATTTGCTCAACACGCTGCTACTCACAGGGGCCAGAGTAAGCGAAATTCTCAATTTAACGTGGGAAGACGTTGCCGACCATTCATTGAAGCTTTGGACACGGAAGCGCAAAGGAGGGGCAAGGCAATACCGGACGTTGCCCATAGGCAACAGCTTGAACGCCATTATAACTGCCCAGAAAGCCATAACAGGCAATACGACCCATGTTTTCATCAATCCCAACACAGGTGGACCGTACTCAACTCGCCAGCAAACGATCAGGGATATGATGAAACACCTCTGCAAAAAGGCGCAGGTCAAAAGCTTTGGTTTTCATGCCATACGGCATTTTTTCGCCGTGAGTCTCATCCAGTCGCAACAGGCGGGTTTGACCGACATTCAGCTCCTCTTGGGGCACCAGCGAGCCACTACAACCGACATCTACCTGAAAAGCGTGGCGCCGGACATTAACCACTTGGCGGCGATCATTGAGCGTGCGGTTCAGCCATCATCTAGCCGGACGCATGAAGTTGAGGCCGACAGGTAA